The following nucleotide sequence is from Acidobacteriota bacterium.
CGGCCATCCTGGATTTGAAAGCCGAACTTGGTGGCGATGATGGCCTGCTCGCGTTTGCCCTTAAGCGCGCGACCCACCAACTTTTCATTCTCGAATGGCCCGTAAACTTCCGCCGTGTCGAAGAAATTGATGCCCAGTTCGAGCGCTTCGTGAATGGTGGCGATGCCTTCGGCCTCGTTAGCGGGGCCGTAATTGCCGCTCATCTGCATACAGCCGAGACCGAGCGCCGAAACCGTTAAGCCTTGTGTTCCGAGTTTGCGTTGTTCCATTGTGCGAGACTCCTTTGCCGTGAAATGTGCGCACACTTTACCGAACGGAAACGCGCTTGCCTAGTTAGATCGGGTCCTACCGCAGTGTCTGGGAAAACCGCGCAGCGGTACGGTACCGCGCGCGTGGGCAAGCGGAGGCTGGGTGGTTGAGCCAATGGTTCAAGATTGACGCGCCGCTTGCACACGCGCGCGGTACCGTACCGGCGCCATCCGCCCTGTAAACGCAATTGCAAATTGATCTAAAAGCCCAGCGGCGTTTGGTTGCGTTGCCCGGAGTCGCGTTGCATCATCTGCCGTCTCATTGGCGCGCCAAAAATCTACCCACGAGGTGAACCCGCATGAAATTCGGATGGACGGCGCTGGCTGTGCTCGGCGCTTTGCTGATTCCCGCGCAAGCCGCGATGAACGCCAAGCTGCGTATCTTTGTCTACAACCCGCTTTACACGGCGGTGGTCAATCACCTGGTGGGGTTCCTGGTCAGTCTGACGGTCGTCGGGCTGACCATTCGTTTGAACCAGCCGGCCCATGCGCGCGGTGTTTTTGAAGCGCCCTGGTGGGCGTTGTGCGGTGGCGTCATCGGCGCCTGTTTCATTGTGATCGCCACCCTCAGTGTGCCGCGCATCGGTTCGGCCAGCTTTTCGGTGGCTGTCATTGGCGGGCAACTGGTGGGCGCTTTGTTGCTCGATCAATTTGGCTGGCTGGGGTTGGCGCAGCGTTCGCTCACGCCCGCGCGGTTGACGGGTGTGCTGTTGATCTTTGTGAGCATCTGGTTGATGCAGCGCGAGTAGATAGCGGCTTGTCGGCGGTCTTGTTTGCCTGGATGGCTGACCGCATAATGCGCGCTCATTTTTCAATTCACGCTGGCTGGTCACTTTGGTTGGTCACTCTGATTTTTGCAGGAGGTAACGTTGGCGCTGAAAGATTTAATTTCGATTGACGACCTGACGCGGCAGGAAGTGCGCCGCATCTTTGAAACGACGGCTGACCTGAAAGCCCAGCCGCGCAATTACAGCCAGGCCTTGGCGGGGCGCAGCGTGGCGCTGATTTTTGAGAAACCGAGCTTGCGCACACGCGTGACCTTCGACCTGGGCGCGACGCAGATGGGCGCTTCGTGCGTTTATCTTGATCATCAGGGCGTGCGGCTGGGCGAGCGCGAATCGGTGAAAG
It contains:
- a CDS encoding DMT family transporter; this translates as MKFGWTALAVLGALLIPAQAAMNAKLRIFVYNPLYTAVVNHLVGFLVSLTVVGLTIRLNQPAHARGVFEAPWWALCGGVIGACFIVIATLSVPRIGSASFSVAVIGGQLVGALLLDQFGWLGLAQRSLTPARLTGVLLIFVSIWLMQRE